A stretch of the Esox lucius isolate fEsoLuc1 chromosome 2, fEsoLuc1.pri, whole genome shotgun sequence genome encodes the following:
- the LOC117595405 gene encoding keratin-associated protein 10-1-like, translated as MHHRSCTPDGDETACRKAARDVAVCTPDGDETACRKAARDVAVCTPDGDETACRKAARDVAVCTPDGDETACRKAARDVAVCTPDCDETACRKAARDVAVCTPDCDETACRKAARDVAVCTPDCDETACRKAARDVAVCTPDCDETACRKAARDVAVCTPDGDETACRKAARDVAVCTPDGDETACRKAARDVAVCTPDCDETACRKAARDVAVCTPDCDETACRKAARDVAVCTPDCDETACRKAARDVAVCTPDCDETACRKAARDVAVCTPDGDETACRKAARDVAVCTPDGDETACRKAARDVAVCTPDCDETACRKAARDVAVCTPDCDETACRKAARDVAVCNPDCDETACRKAARDVAVCTPDCDETACRKAARDVAGCTPDPSTSTTWYPSASATW; from the coding sequence ATGCATCACCGCTCATGTACCCCTGACGGTGATGAGACCGCCTGTAGGAAGGCAGCCAGAGACGTGGCAGTCTGTACCCCTGACGGTGATGAGACCGCCTGTAGGAAGGCAGCCAGAGACGTGGCAGTCTGTACCCCTGACGGTGATGAGACCGCCTGTAGGAAGGCAGCCAGAGACGTGGCAGTCTGTACCCCTGACGGTGATGAGACCGCCTGTAGGAAGGCAGCCAGAGACGTGGCAGTCTGTACTCCTGACTGTGATGAGACCGCCTGTAGGAAGGCAGCCAGAGACGTGGCAGTCTGTACTCCTGACTGTGATGAGACCGCCTGTAGGAAGGCAGCCAGAGACGTGGCAGTCTGTACTCCTGACTGTGATGAGACCGCCTGTAGGAAGGCAGCCAGAGACGTGGCAGTCTGTACTCCTGACTGTGATGAGACCGCCTGTAGGAAGGCAGCCAGAGACGTGGCAGTCTGTACCCCTGACGGTGATGAGACCGCCTGTAGGAAGGCAGCCAGAGACGTGGCAGTCTGTACCCCTGACGGTGATGAGACCGCCTGTAGGAAGGCAGCCAGAGACGTGGCAGTCTGTACTCCTGACTGTGATGAGACCGCCTGTAGGAAGGCAGCCAGAGACGTGGCAGTCTGTACTCCTGACTGTGATGAGACCGCCTGTAGGAAGGCAGCCAGAGACGTGGCAGTCTGTACTCCTGACTGTGATGAGACCGCCTGTAGGAAGGCAGCCAGAGACGTGGCAGTCTGTACTCCTGACTGTGATGAGACCGCCTGTAGGAAGGCAGCCAGAGACGTGGCAGTCTGTACCCCTGACGGTGATGAGACCGCCTGTAGGAAGGCAGCCAGAGACGTGGCAGTCTGTACCCCTGACGGTGATGAGACCGCCTGTAGGAAGGCAGCCAGAGACGTGGCAGTCTGTACTCCTGACTGTGATGAGACCGCCTGTAGGAAGGCAGCCAGAGACGTGGCAGTCTGTACTCCTGACTGTGATGAGACCGCCTGTAGGAAGGCAGCCAGAGACGTGGCAGTCTGTAATCCTGACTGTGATGAGACCGCCTGTAGGAAGGCAGCCAGAGACGTGGCAGTCTGTACTCCTGACTGTGATGAGACCGCCTGTAGGAAGGCAGCCAGAGACGTGGCAGGCTGTACCCCTGACCCCTCCACATCAACTACCTGGTATCCCTCCGCATCAGCTACCTGGTAA